CAACAGCGCAGCCGTTGCGGCAGGTGGCGATACGCCTGCCAGCCGTCGCTCATCAGCCAGCCGGCGAAGCCCGGCAGGAGGCGATCAAGCACCTCACGCCCGCGCTTGGCCACCACGAACAAGGTGACGGTGGCACTGGTGAACACCCACAGCCACAGCAAGTCGGCGCCTTGCGGCCAGGAGGTTTCATCGGCGTGCAGCAGGTCGCTGGCCACCACCGCCGCGATCAATTCTTGTTCCAGCGGGAGCGCCGCGGCGGCGGCCTCGCGTAGGGTGCGATCCAGGGTGCCGACGCTCAGGCTCAACCCCAGCCAGTCGTGCAGAAACTCCCGTATCCGTCGGTACGACATCCGAAAGCGCAGATGCAGCGCCACGATCAGGGTCGCCAGCCCCGCCCCGACCACCCGCCATTCGCTCAAGGCCACCGGATCTAACGTTGAGTCATCCACCAGACCTTCGCCGGGACGCGCGCGCGTGTGATGACCGCAGCCGCACAGACTGTCATAAAAACGATGGTCGGTGACCCGCAGGTGCAGGCCCGGTTGCGCGGGATCACCCCACACCAGATCGACCGACTGGAAGCCGGCGTAGGCGACACTGGGCGCGTCTCCCGCCAGCGCTTGGGCGCAGGCCGCACAGGCGCTGGGACGGTGGTGGAGCGTCTCCTGCGCCTTGAACACCTGGGTGCGCCCGCAGCCTGGCGCGCCGGGTTGCTTGCCGGCGTTGCGTTTAGGCTTCTCGGTCGCGCGCCCAGCGCGCGCTGGCGCGGGCGTCTCGGGGGTGCCGGGCGAATCTTCCGGGGGCGTGCTCGCCTCGTCCGGCGACTCGTCGTCCTGCCTCGCCGTGAGCGCGTCGGCGTCCGCCGCCTCGATCGCCTCCGCGTCCCCCGCCGACGGGCGCTCCCAGGGCGCACGGCTGCTGGGCGGACGAGAACTGTTGGTCGGATTCTGCCGCAACCGCTCGCGCGCTTCCTTCAGATCCTCCAACAGCCGCAGCGACAGACCACGCAACGCACCCTCGTCCAGGGTCTGGACATAGGCTTCGTCAAGCTGGTCAAGGCTGTGGTCGCTCAGGTGCATCGGTCAGTGGCGCGGTATCATCGGGCAACGTAGGGGGACATCCTGATCGGGCTGGAGGCAGCGGTCAAGGGGTCTCTGAACGGCTACTACGGAACTAGTAAGAAAAAGGGAAGGCACGCTCACGCGGAAATTCGAGAACATTCCGGTGGTCCCGTCGCCCGCTGCCCAGATTTCTACGGAATGGGTTTGGGACTGATTAAGGTATTGAAGTATCGCCTGTGCATTTAGGCTTCCGGTCAATTGCTCATAGTACCTTCGGAGTTCTTCGGCCTCGATCATAATTGGCGCCCGGCCGAAGCCGTCTCCATCGACAATTCCGCGGATGCGCCCCACTTGATTGCGTGCCCGCTCGCGATCACCCTGCCTCGGCAGGGTCCCCGTAATACGAGTGATGTCTCCTTGGCAGAGGATACGCAGTTCCAGGGTGTTATTCTCGGCATCCGGTATCGCGACGAAGTGCTGCCGGACGTATTCCTTATACGGTATTCGATACTCCCGCTGACCGGGTTTTTTCTGCCTAAATAAATCTCAATCTGGCAGCTACCCATTTCCGCGGGCGGAGGGACGGTGTAGACCGAGTAGTTCTCGATTATGCCCGTGTCCTCCAACCCCAACCCATCCAGTGCTCTGCCAATTTCCGATTGCAGGATGCCCGGGATTTGAACCTTATTCTTGATAATATGTTCCAGTAGGTCCGCCCGTCGATCGGAATAAGAATCCAATTGCGGACAGTAGATGCGAGTCTTGTAGGTGTCCGACTCCCGCCCGAAAAAAACGAACTCTTCCATAAGCTC
The DNA window shown above is from Candidatus Thiodictyon syntrophicum and carries:
- the tnpC gene encoding IS66 family transposase, with product MHLSDHSLDQLDEAYVQTLDEGALRGLSLRLLEDLKEARERLRQNPTNSSRPPSSRAPWERPSAGDAEAIEAADADALTARQDDESPDEASTPPEDSPGTPETPAPARAGRATEKPKRNAGKQPGAPGCGRTQVFKAQETLHHRPSACAACAQALAGDAPSVAYAGFQSVDLVWGDPAQPGLHLRVTDHRFYDSLCGCGHHTRARPGEGLVDDSTLDPVALSEWRVVGAGLATLIVALHLRFRMSYRRIREFLHDWLGLSLSVGTLDRTLREAAAAALPLEQELIAAVVASDLLHADETSWPQGADLLWLWVFTSATVTLFVVAKRGREVLDRLLPGFAGWLMSDGWQAYRHLPQRLRCWAHLTRKAQGLIESFDREGQAFGHQVQTTFDTLIGAIHAARAGPPAELPHIHAKLLAELHAACVQLLGHRHVKTRALAVELWNDWDAIFRVLENPQWPLTNNAAERALRHWVIARRIMMGTRCDAGSRTFTLLASVIETCRQRGHVPWSYLAGVIAERRAGRAAAPLPAPMLGL